The Mycolicibacterium hassiacum DSM 44199 genome includes a window with the following:
- a CDS encoding winged helix-turn-helix transcriptional regulator translates to MASRPVTDPFALEPGGTNAIGRMLAVLGDEWSLLIIRESLLGATKYSDFSRLPISHAVLTARLRSLVRDGLLVQQVYQQQPLRAGYLPSAECRRLWTVLLSIWHWERTWVDRADELPLMRHRDCGEEFAPMLCCAQCQAPTEALDIDARWGPSGGWARSVPRATTRRRLRSDDQPGMFPQTMAVFGNRWSAAILGAAFLGTRRFSDFQSRLSAPAPLIAERLKVFCDIGILQAAAHPKRSDWSEYHLTPKGLAFYPVVATAIGWAHTTYHGDEGPALVQTHRRCGAEFSPLLVCDQCRKPLTGTAVEIVPPRGEAVARRG, encoded by the coding sequence GTGGCATCCCGGCCGGTGACCGACCCGTTCGCGCTGGAACCCGGGGGCACCAACGCCATCGGGCGCATGCTCGCCGTGCTCGGCGACGAGTGGTCACTGCTGATCATCCGTGAATCCCTTTTGGGTGCAACCAAATACAGCGACTTCTCGCGGCTGCCGATCTCCCATGCGGTGCTGACGGCGCGGCTGCGCTCGCTGGTGCGCGACGGACTGCTGGTGCAGCAGGTCTACCAGCAGCAGCCGCTGCGGGCGGGATATCTGCCCAGCGCCGAGTGCCGCCGGTTGTGGACGGTGCTGCTGTCGATCTGGCACTGGGAGCGGACCTGGGTGGACCGGGCCGACGAGCTGCCGCTGATGCGCCACCGTGACTGCGGCGAGGAGTTCGCGCCGATGTTGTGCTGTGCGCAGTGCCAGGCACCGACCGAGGCGCTCGACATCGACGCCCGGTGGGGCCCCAGCGGCGGGTGGGCCCGCTCGGTGCCGCGGGCGACGACCCGCCGGCGGCTGCGCAGCGACGACCAGCCCGGGATGTTCCCGCAGACCATGGCGGTCTTCGGCAACCGCTGGTCGGCCGCGATCCTGGGTGCCGCGTTCCTCGGGACCCGGCGGTTCAGCGACTTCCAGTCCCGGCTGTCGGCACCGGCACCGCTGATCGCCGAACGCCTGAAGGTGTTCTGCGACATCGGGATCCTGCAGGCCGCGGCCCATCCGAAACGGTCGGACTGGTCCGAGTACCACCTGACCCCGAAGGGGCTGGCGTTCTACCCCGTCGTCGCGACCGCGATCGGCTGGGCGCACACCACCTATCACGGCGACGAGGGACCCGCGCTGGTGCAGACCCACCGGCGCTGCGGTGCGGAGTTCAGCCCGCTGCTGGTGTGCGATCAGTGCCGCAAACCGCTGACCGGCACCGCCGTCGAGATCGTGCCGCCGCGCGGTGAGGCAGTCGCCCGGCGAGGGTGA